The Acipenser ruthenus chromosome 27, fAciRut3.2 maternal haplotype, whole genome shotgun sequence genome includes a window with the following:
- the LOC117963784 gene encoding transmembrane protein 26-like, whose protein sequence is MKMCKLLNLLLATLSRVLFAVHGVVTVWRVVSVKGDPIYWLLLIGVGLLGVEMAVTLKRTQNGEWKWFSPMVFLYLSTVIPSIWFLELNLLQSKLSANVSHGGTTDLLANLPIPVELICLNPQNWAAGLEQTMLIVLVLGRWLMPKGDMSRDQLSQLLMVYVGLGADILDIFDTFKEPEVETNRGILLIGLSLFTWALMQFPLVLTQTKPHSSPLDVSFPSEAGKEPRPESPVDSGCVSCCSSEVWSLLVTVGMQDGPFLFYRLYLMARENVLNQLMIFFTCKNILIVMIEIYRIVVVQCEKSRRGGQQDSSSDEAERP, encoded by the exons ATGAAGATGTGTAAGTTGCTGAACCTCCTTTTGGCCACGCTCAGTCGAGTTTTGTTTGCTGTCCACGGCGTGGTGACAGTGTGGAGGGTGGTCTCGGTGAAAGGAGACCCCATCTACTGGCTCCTGCTGATCGGAGTGGGGCTCCTGGGGGTGGAGATGGCAGTCACACTCAAACGCACACAGAACGGAGAATGGAAATG GTTCTCCCCTATGGTGTTTCTGTACTTGAGCACAGTGATCCCTTCAATCTGGTTTCTGGAACTCAATTTGTTGCAGTCGAAACTGTCAGCCAACGTCTCTCACGGGGGTACAACTGATCTGCTAGCCAATCTGCCGATACCTGTG GAGCTGATTTGCCTGAACCCCCAAAACTGGGCTGCCGGGTTGGAGCAGACGATGCTGATAGTATTAGTTTTGGGCCGATGGCTCATGCCAAAGGGGGACATGTCCCGGGACCAGCTCTCCCAGCTCCTTATGGTCTATGTGGGACTGGGGGCCGACATCCTGGATATCTTCGACACCTTTAAAGAGCCGGAGGTGGAGACCAACCGCGGCATCCTGCTGATCGGCTTGAGCCTCTTCACCTGGGCTCTCATGCAATTCCCTTTGGTCTTGACCCAAACGAAACCCCACAGCTCTCCCCTGGATGTCAGCTTCCCCTCGGAGGCTGGCAAAGAGCCACGGCCGGAGAGTCCAGTGGACAGCGGCTGTGTGTCCTGCTGCTCCAGCGAGGTCTGGAGTCTGCTGGTCACCGTGGGGATGCAGGACGGCCCCTTTCTCTTCTATCGGCTCTACCTGATGGCTCGGGAGAACGTGCTCAACCAGCTCATGATCTTCTTCACTTGCAAGAACATCCTCATCGTCATGATCGAGATCTACAGGATCGTTGTGGTTCAGTGTGAGAAGAGCCGCAGGGGAGGGCAGCAGGATTCCTCCTCCGACGAGGCTGAAAGACCATGA